From Mya arenaria isolate MELC-2E11 chromosome 1, ASM2691426v1, a single genomic window includes:
- the LOC128226284 gene encoding uncharacterized protein LOC128226284, which produces MTCQTPALKMLRSTFVYLLATSLQCGLIYMLYKNQTRSITASDVDKQDTPALSHDQLMVAAFHQKRQFVVHEQEFQPMVIPFSRNESFDYKSAMQKLNDEKVSADDPRLIRLIRDYYIDPPSTEKYNLDNPDSLEYSVGQTPFVDSRLNYMEGGFYIECGGLDGERGSNTLFFEKVRRWNGLLIEADESNYALLKGKHRKAFTMNACLNTESYPAMMTFNKAFNRGRVVHGEEARNWIRNRHLKIDEVSVQCFPLYSILLALNQLTVDFFSLDVEGDEMRVLQTIPFDKIDIKMMTVEFIHQSRNGKDLKPFVESKGYDSLLKVTRWDGRVNDIIFRKKGLTH; this is translated from the exons atgacttGCCAA ACTCCAGCCCTGAAAATGTTAAGGTCAACGTTCGTATACCTTCTGGCCACATCGTTACAGTGTGGCCTGATCTACATGCTGTATAAAAACCAAACTCGATCAATCACAGCGTCCGATGTCGACAAACAGGATACACCCGCCTTGTCACATGATCAACTGATGGTTGCGGCGTTTCACCAGAAAAGACAATTTGTCGTACACGAGCAGGAGTTCCAGCCAATGGTTATACCTTTCTCCCGGAACGAGTCATTCGACTATAAATCAGCCATGCAGAAACTGAATGATGAGAAAGTAAGTGCGGATGATCCACGGCTTATCAGACTTATCCGGGATTACTACATTGATCCGCCATCGACGGAGAAATATAACCTGGATAATCCGGACAGCCTGGAATACTCCGTTGGCCAAACTCCTTTTGTTGATAGTAGGCTCAACTATATG GAGGGCGGTTTCTACATCGAGTGCGGCGGGCTGGACGGAGAGAGAGGTTCGAACACGCTTTTCTTCGAGAAGGTTCGGAGGTGGAACGGCTTGTTGATAGAAGCTGACGAGTCCAACTACGCCCTTCTCAAGGGGAAGCACCGGAAGGCATTCACCATGAATGCCTGTCTTAACACAGAATCGTATCCGGCGATG ATGACGTTCAACAAGGCGTTCAATAGAGGTCGAGTTGTCCATGGGGAGGAGGCCCGAAATTGGATCAGGAATAGACACCTCAAGATTGACGAAGTCTCTGTGCAGTGTTTCCCGCTCTATTCCATTCTTCTCGCGCTAAACCAGCTTACTGTTGATTTCTTCAGTCTTGATGTCGAGGGAGACGAAATGCGCGTTCTTCAGACTATTCCGTTCgataaaatagatataaaaatgATGACAGTAGAATTTATTCACCAGTCTCGTAATGGAAAGGATTTGAAGCCGTTTGTTGAGAGCAAAGGTTACGATTCGCTGTTGAAAGTAACCAGGTGGGATGGACGCGTGAATGATATTATATTCCGAAAAAAAGGTCTCACTCATTGA